From Fervidobacterium sp., the proteins below share one genomic window:
- a CDS encoding radical SAM protein, whose amino-acid sequence MRPRNIEFEITTACNYSCLHCYCNAGKKSKVELSTEEIFEVIDQLVQAEVEILDVVGGEPLLRNDLLKIFSYAKSKGLSMIMNTNASLATKDLVNKIKAIVPDLHVGVSLDGPVSEVHDKIRGKGTFESTMKGLKNFLEAGFNVTVLFVVNRLNYSYIDDMVLLAKDLGTSLYVDRFIPVGRGMINKELLLPTRDMIEHVANRLQIFLKRENSVELYIEENIFGLEECTAGRTHASILVDGNVVPCGHFRYNPEYYVGNVNKERFIDIWRRMEEYRSKLIPQSCLLCALRGNICSAGCLAAAKFYKADIDSVICKR is encoded by the coding sequence ATGAGACCTCGGAATATTGAGTTTGAAATTACTACAGCTTGTAATTATTCTTGTTTGCATTGCTATTGTAATGCTGGAAAGAAATCGAAAGTTGAGTTGTCCACAGAGGAAATTTTTGAGGTAATAGATCAACTTGTTCAAGCTGAAGTTGAGATACTTGATGTTGTTGGTGGTGAACCTTTGCTAAGAAATGATCTATTAAAGATATTTTCGTATGCTAAATCTAAGGGTTTGAGTATGATTATGAACACAAATGCTTCTCTCGCAACAAAGGATTTGGTAAACAAGATAAAAGCTATTGTCCCTGATTTGCATGTTGGTGTTTCACTCGATGGACCTGTTTCCGAAGTGCATGATAAAATTAGAGGAAAAGGAACTTTCGAAAGCACTATGAAGGGACTTAAGAATTTTCTGGAAGCTGGATTTAATGTTACGGTACTTTTTGTGGTGAATAGGTTAAATTACAGTTATATTGATGACATGGTTCTATTAGCAAAAGATTTAGGAACAAGTTTGTATGTTGACAGATTTATTCCTGTTGGTCGTGGAATGATAAATAAGGAATTGTTACTTCCTACACGAGATATGATTGAGCATGTGGCAAATAGGCTTCAGATATTTTTGAAGCGTGAAAACAGTGTTGAGTTATATATTGAGGAAAATATATTCGGATTGGAAGAATGTACTGCTGGTAGAACACATGCATCAATTCTTGTAGATGGTAATGTGGTACCTTGTGGACATTTTAGGTATAATCCTGAATATTATGTTGGAAATGTTAATAAAGAACGTTTCATAGATATTTGGCGAAGAATGGAGGAATACAGAAGCAAATTAATACCGCAGAGTTGTTTATTGTGTGCTTTGAGGGGAAATATTTGTAGTGCTGGATGTTTGGCAGCAGCTAAGTTTTATAAAGCAGATATTGACAGCGTAATTTGTAAAAGATGA
- a CDS encoding DUF1957 domain-containing protein, with product MPRGQIMFVLHAHLPYVHHPEYPFFLEEHWLFEAMTETYIPLLRMFRTLEREKISVKLTMSITPPLMEMLANPDLQVKYEKHLEKLLELSRKEVNRTQIEHPLKHKMAKYYQNFFEETLHLFRDVYQRNLLNGFKEFFSKGYLDIITCNATHGYLPFMEQYPQAIRAQLEQAVKTYERHIGVKPRGIWLAECAYFPGLDKYLSEYGLEYFFVDSHGLWYADERPRYGVYRPVITPNNVFVFARDPESSEQVWSAQIGYPGDSRYREFYRDIGFDREYDYIKPYIDPSGVRMNTGIKYHKITSKDTPLDKKDFYDIDEAKFVAYEHAKDFLRKKESQVEYLMNLFDGLEPIIVAPFDAELFGHWWFEGPFFIEYFMREVMKSQKLRPVRACDVVDWIEKVQILTPAASSWGANGYNEVWLNGTNDWIYPHLHELVEKMTEMAKIHSQETDPIKIRVLNQMARELLLAQSSDWAFIMTTRTSVEYAVNRTKTHVKRFLNLYDMLKSGNINVGELQRLEYVDDIFPDADYKMYLKI from the coding sequence ATGCCACGCGGACAAATAATGTTTGTACTTCACGCACATCTCCCCTACGTGCATCATCCAGAATATCCGTTTTTCTTGGAAGAGCATTGGTTGTTTGAGGCAATGACAGAAACATACATTCCACTATTAAGAATGTTTAGAACCCTTGAAAGAGAGAAAATATCTGTTAAACTGACGATGTCCATAACACCTCCTTTGATGGAAATGCTCGCAAATCCGGATCTGCAAGTTAAGTATGAGAAGCATCTTGAAAAATTGCTGGAACTTTCAAGAAAAGAAGTTAACAGAACACAAATTGAACATCCGCTGAAACATAAAATGGCAAAGTATTACCAAAACTTTTTTGAAGAAACGTTGCATCTTTTCAGGGATGTCTATCAAAGAAATTTGTTGAATGGTTTTAAAGAATTCTTCTCAAAAGGATATTTAGATATAATAACGTGTAATGCTACACATGGTTATTTACCATTTATGGAGCAATACCCACAAGCGATCAGAGCTCAACTTGAGCAGGCGGTAAAAACGTATGAAAGACACATCGGAGTCAAGCCCAGAGGAATATGGCTTGCTGAGTGTGCTTACTTTCCAGGACTTGATAAATACTTATCAGAATACGGATTGGAATATTTCTTTGTAGATTCTCACGGACTCTGGTATGCAGATGAACGACCAAGATACGGGGTTTACAGACCTGTTATTACACCTAATAATGTCTTTGTCTTTGCACGAGATCCGGAAAGCTCAGAACAAGTTTGGAGTGCACAAATAGGTTATCCTGGTGACTCCAGGTACAGGGAATTTTACAGGGATATAGGTTTTGATAGAGAATATGACTACATAAAGCCATACATTGATCCAAGTGGTGTACGGATGAACACGGGCATAAAATATCATAAGATCACGTCAAAAGACACACCTCTTGATAAGAAAGATTTTTATGATATTGATGAAGCAAAATTCGTTGCTTACGAACATGCAAAAGATTTTCTAAGGAAAAAAGAATCCCAGGTTGAATATTTGATGAATCTTTTTGATGGTCTTGAACCAATAATTGTTGCGCCTTTTGATGCTGAGTTATTTGGTCATTGGTGGTTTGAAGGTCCTTTCTTCATAGAGTACTTTATGAGAGAGGTCATGAAAAGTCAGAAATTGAGACCTGTAAGAGCTTGCGATGTTGTGGACTGGATTGAAAAAGTCCAAATACTAACACCTGCGGCATCAAGTTGGGGTGCCAATGGATATAACGAAGTTTGGTTGAACGGTACAAATGACTGGATTTATCCTCATTTGCATGAACTTGTGGAAAAAATGACCGAGATGGCAAAAATACATTCTCAAGAAACTGATCCAATTAAAATACGTGTTTTAAATCAAATGGCGCGTGAATTACTCTTGGCTCAATCAAGCGACTGGGCATTCATCATGACGACTAGAACAAGTGTGGAATATGCTGTTAACAGAACCAAAACGCATGTTAAACGATTCTTAAACTTGTACGATATGCTCAAAAGTGGTAATATTAATGTAGGGGAGTTACAGAGATTAGAATACGTAGACGACATTTTTCCAGATGCAGATTATAAAATGTACCTAAAGATTTAA
- a CDS encoding DUF4912 domain-containing protein, with translation MSMWKELEDWLSEERTIQELKAKAKDLGLTVKKQMSKSDVKKLIERFLERAKLATTGEQASYKPSSQISPPAEFLQTVASEKEDISLPDTYLKDKLVAMPVNPHWIHFYWDFSEENKAFLKSGEVAKVVLRIYDVTYIEFDGTNAHRTFEISLDPINIKNYYLNVPVPGAHYLGEIGYYDIKGSYKVLLRSNLCKIPVNSPSQSTRERWMDLRKRRRIVMPSGGMLTPIVERIPGSVQGMEHLFWVSSAGSISVIRLSGKGI, from the coding sequence ATGTCGATGTGGAAAGAACTTGAGGATTGGTTAAGTGAAGAAAGAACTATCCAAGAGTTGAAAGCGAAAGCGAAAGATCTTGGATTAACTGTTAAAAAGCAAATGAGTAAAAGTGATGTGAAAAAACTGATTGAACGGTTTCTTGAAAGGGCCAAACTTGCAACTACTGGTGAACAAGCAAGTTACAAACCTTCTTCACAGATATCTCCACCCGCTGAATTTTTACAAACAGTTGCCTCTGAAAAGGAAGATATATCCCTCCCAGATACCTATTTAAAGGATAAACTTGTCGCTATGCCCGTAAATCCTCACTGGATTCATTTTTACTGGGATTTCTCTGAGGAAAACAAAGCGTTTTTAAAATCAGGCGAGGTTGCAAAAGTAGTTCTCAGGATTTACGACGTCACTTACATTGAATTCGATGGTACTAATGCTCATAGAACGTTTGAAATTTCACTTGATCCAATTAACATTAAGAATTACTATCTAAATGTTCCTGTCCCGGGTGCTCATTACCTTGGTGAAATTGGCTATTATGATATCAAAGGTAGTTACAAAGTTCTTTTAAGATCAAATCTTTGCAAAATACCAGTGAATTCTCCAAGTCAATCAACAAGAGAAAGATGGATGGATCTCAGAAAGCGCAGAAGAATTGTCATGCCATCAGGTGGTATGTTGACACCTATAGTGGAACGAATACCAGGTTCGGTCCAGGGAATGGAACATCTTTTTTGGGTTTCAAGTGCCGGGAGCATCAGTGTTATACGCCTTAGTGGGAAGGGGATATAA
- a CDS encoding 2-oxoacid:acceptor oxidoreductase family protein, translated as MPANIFEVRWHGRAGQGAKSASQMLAEAALDMGKYVQAFPEYGAERTGAPMKAFNRISDEPILLHSSVETPHLVVVIDDTLLGNPDILAGTNEETILIVNTVRTPEWVRKKSGFKGKICVVKATDIALEELGRGTPNTVMLGAIAKVTGIIELKYVEDKISDMFLKKFGEQVVQKNIRALHRGYEEVICNG; from the coding sequence GTGCCTGCAAACATTTTCGAAGTCAGATGGCATGGTCGGGCAGGTCAGGGTGCAAAGAGCGCTTCACAAATGCTTGCAGAAGCGGCACTCGACATGGGAAAATATGTGCAAGCTTTCCCAGAATATGGTGCAGAAAGAACTGGAGCTCCGATGAAAGCGTTCAACAGGATATCAGATGAACCTATACTACTCCATTCCTCGGTTGAAACTCCTCACCTTGTTGTTGTTATCGACGATACACTTTTGGGTAATCCGGACATACTTGCTGGTACAAACGAAGAAACTATTCTTATTGTAAACACAGTAAGAACACCAGAATGGGTAAGAAAAAAATCGGGTTTTAAAGGAAAGATCTGCGTTGTAAAGGCGACTGATATTGCTCTTGAAGAACTCGGTAGAGGTACGCCAAATACGGTTATGCTTGGTGCTATTGCGAAAGTAACAGGCATAATTGAACTTAAATATGTTGAAGATAAGATCAGCGACATGTTTTTGAAAAAATTTGGTGAACAAGTGGTTCAGAAAAATATAAGAGCCTTGCACAGAGGGTACGAAGAGGTGATATGCAATGGCTGA
- the porA gene encoding pyruvate synthase subunit PorA has translation MPLKQAITGAEAIAYAMKQINPDVVAAYPITPQTPVVEYFAKYVADGAVDTEMIPVESEHSAMSALVGAAAAGARSFTATAAVGLALMHEVVYIAASLRLPIVMAVANRALSGPINIHCDHSDAMAERDSGWIQLWAENVQEAYDFTVMAYRIAEHPDVRLPVMVNFDGFIISHSVEVVETLDDEVVKKFVGKPIKMYSLLDTSKPVTYGPLDLYDYYFEHKRQQIEAMKHVPRVFKQVAEDFAKISGRKYDLVDEYMADDAEYIMIALGSTAGTIKHTINELRKEGRKVGLVKPWMFRPFPKEEYQRILNGRKAVIVLDRSVSFGSEAPLYETIKSALYEVAVRPQLGSYVYGLGGRDITPKHIRQAFEDAFKGYLIADEERYLGLRE, from the coding sequence ATGCCTTTAAAACAAGCTATTACGGGTGCAGAGGCAATAGCTTACGCGATGAAGCAAATAAATCCTGACGTTGTAGCAGCTTATCCAATCACTCCGCAAACACCTGTTGTGGAATATTTTGCAAAATACGTTGCTGATGGTGCTGTTGATACTGAAATGATTCCAGTGGAGAGCGAACACTCAGCGATGAGTGCCCTTGTTGGTGCAGCAGCAGCAGGGGCAAGGTCATTCACTGCAACTGCGGCTGTTGGTCTTGCATTAATGCACGAAGTTGTATACATAGCAGCTTCTTTAAGACTCCCGATAGTCATGGCAGTTGCAAATAGAGCGCTTTCAGGACCTATCAATATCCATTGTGATCATAGCGATGCCATGGCCGAACGAGACAGTGGTTGGATACAATTGTGGGCAGAAAATGTGCAGGAAGCTTACGATTTTACAGTGATGGCTTACAGAATAGCAGAACATCCAGATGTCAGATTGCCGGTAATGGTGAACTTTGATGGATTCATTATATCTCACAGTGTTGAAGTTGTTGAAACGCTTGATGATGAAGTAGTTAAAAAATTTGTTGGAAAACCTATAAAGATGTATTCATTACTTGATACTTCGAAACCAGTTACATACGGTCCACTTGACTTGTACGACTATTACTTCGAGCACAAAAGGCAACAAATTGAAGCGATGAAACACGTTCCAAGAGTTTTCAAACAAGTAGCAGAAGATTTTGCAAAAATCTCTGGTAGAAAATACGATCTTGTTGATGAATACATGGCAGACGATGCTGAATATATTATGATAGCCCTTGGTTCCACAGCTGGAACAATCAAACACACAATTAACGAACTGCGAAAAGAAGGCAGAAAAGTAGGACTTGTAAAGCCTTGGATGTTTAGGCCATTCCCGAAAGAAGAATATCAAAGAATATTAAATGGAAGAAAGGCTGTTATAGTTCTCGATAGATCAGTTTCATTTGGTTCAGAAGCACCACTTTACGAGACTATCAAGTCAGCACTTTACGAAGTAGCAGTTAGACCCCAACTTGGGAGCTATGTGTATGGTCTTGGTGGAAGAGATATAACACCGAAACATATCAGACAAGCATTCGAAGACGCCTTTAAAGGTTATTTGATTGCTGATGAAGAAAGATACCTTGGGCTTAGAGAATAA
- a CDS encoding DUF1292 domain-containing protein, giving the protein MFEHEHEHGHHHHDHEHIDAFTLMDEEGNEHHFVLLGEVENKGKVYWVCEEIFVENEEISEFGDTFLFLKSEDQDGNVFLDSIQDEEEFNEVVRIWEDMMGDEDFFVDVEEEDEEDEE; this is encoded by the coding sequence ATGTTTGAACATGAACATGAACATGGACATCACCATCACGATCACGAACACATCGATGCATTCACACTTATGGATGAAGAGGGTAATGAGCATCATTTTGTTCTACTTGGCGAAGTTGAAAACAAAGGAAAGGTTTATTGGGTATGTGAAGAGATATTCGTGGAAAACGAGGAAATTTCTGAATTTGGTGACACGTTCTTGTTTCTAAAATCGGAAGACCAAGATGGAAATGTTTTCCTTGATTCTATACAAGACGAGGAAGAGTTCAATGAAGTTGTTAGAATATGGGAAGACATGATGGGAGATGAGGATTTCTTCGTTGACGTAGAAGAGGAAGACGAAGAAGACGAAGAATAA
- a CDS encoding 4Fe-4S binding protein: MAELKGWRDLPIGGLIIEPGNAKVYKTGTWRVMRPIYQAENCIHCMQCWLYCPDQAIVVEIVDGKPKMRGYNYYYCKGCGLCANVCPKSIDPKTKQPAPEEKRAIIMKPETDFAEE; encoded by the coding sequence ATGGCTGAGCTCAAAGGATGGAGAGATTTACCAATCGGAGGTCTTATAATTGAACCAGGAAATGCCAAAGTGTACAAAACGGGTACATGGAGAGTAATGAGACCTATCTACCAAGCGGAAAATTGTATTCATTGTATGCAGTGCTGGCTGTACTGTCCAGATCAGGCTATCGTGGTTGAGATTGTTGACGGAAAGCCAAAAATGAGAGGATATAACTATTACTATTGCAAAGGTTGTGGACTTTGTGCAAATGTTTGTCCAAAAAGTATAGATCCAAAGACAAAACAGCCTGCTCCGGAAGAAAAGAGAGCAATAATAATGAAACCTGAAACTGACTTTGCTGAAGAATAA
- a CDS encoding inorganic phosphate transporter, with the protein MVYSLLIFLPSIVLGIIMGATDAGNILGPTVANGIFKFKKAVVTCSIMVVLGSLLGGLPGLKVASSLSQLRIPEIIVINLAASIVSMFFLMQKLPVSITQAIVGANVGVGILNRQIEPKVLLAVILGWFLTPVVSYVFGFILFKTFSLIFKKIKNIRFRTIFLRFSLWLFTIYGSFSLGANNAGKIMGVFYHKGFSVLLLLVLSGISLSLGIVLFGKRTIYTVGRELIHMDDFSAMVAVSSSAFTIWFFSLFGLPVSAAHAIIGGILGIGVANGTKITNKKVLKKVIFSWLEAPVYSGIFSGLLLSIYKLLW; encoded by the coding sequence GTGGTATATAGCTTATTAATTTTTTTGCCCTCTATAGTACTTGGAATTATAATGGGAGCAACTGATGCGGGTAATATTCTGGGTCCAACTGTAGCCAATGGAATTTTTAAATTCAAAAAGGCGGTAGTAACTTGCTCTATAATGGTTGTCTTGGGTTCTTTGCTTGGTGGCCTGCCAGGACTAAAAGTTGCATCAAGTCTGTCGCAACTAAGGATTCCAGAAATAATTGTGATCAATTTAGCTGCATCGATTGTTAGTATGTTTTTCCTTATGCAAAAATTACCAGTTTCTATAACACAAGCTATTGTAGGTGCAAACGTAGGTGTTGGAATACTTAATCGACAGATAGAGCCCAAGGTACTTTTGGCTGTTATCTTAGGTTGGTTTTTAACCCCCGTTGTCTCTTATGTATTTGGTTTTATCCTTTTTAAAACTTTTTCTTTAATTTTCAAGAAGATCAAGAATATTAGATTTAGAACTATTTTTCTAAGGTTTTCCTTATGGTTGTTCACTATTTATGGTTCTTTTTCCTTAGGAGCAAATAATGCTGGAAAAATAATGGGCGTATTTTACCACAAAGGATTCAGTGTTTTGCTTTTACTTGTTTTGAGTGGTATTTCACTTTCTTTGGGTATTGTTTTGTTTGGTAAAAGAACCATTTACACTGTAGGGCGTGAGCTGATTCACATGGATGATTTTTCTGCAATGGTAGCTGTTTCTTCTTCGGCTTTTACGATATGGTTTTTTTCGTTATTTGGTTTACCTGTATCAGCAGCGCATGCTATTATAGGTGGTATACTTGGCATTGGAGTTGCCAATGGTACTAAAATAACTAATAAGAAAGTTCTCAAAAAAGTAATTTTCTCTTGGTTGGAAGCACCTGTCTACAGCGGGATTTTTTCAGGTCTACTACTTTCAATTTACAAACTTTTGTGGTAA
- a CDS encoding adenine phosphoribosyltransferase, producing the protein MDLRAFIRDIPDFPQKGIIFRDITPLVRSPEAFRYAIDTIASELEKFDFDLIVCPEARGFMIAAPLSYKLGKGLVPVRKPGKLPYKTVSDMYELEYGKAELHMHIDAVEKGQKVVIIDDVLATGGTAMALKRLVEKVGGVVVASAFLIELTYLNPRELLKDLPIVAPIKY; encoded by the coding sequence GTGGACCTAAGAGCTTTTATAAGAGATATACCTGATTTTCCACAAAAAGGTATTATATTTCGTGATATTACTCCATTAGTAAGAAGTCCAGAAGCTTTCAGATATGCTATAGATACCATAGCAAGTGAACTTGAGAAATTCGATTTTGACTTAATAGTTTGTCCAGAAGCAAGAGGTTTCATGATTGCCGCACCTTTGTCTTATAAGTTGGGCAAAGGACTCGTTCCTGTTAGAAAACCTGGAAAACTTCCCTATAAAACTGTTAGTGACATGTATGAATTAGAGTACGGCAAGGCAGAGTTGCACATGCACATAGATGCTGTAGAAAAAGGACAAAAGGTTGTAATTATCGATGATGTACTTGCTACTGGTGGCACTGCTATGGCTCTTAAAAGACTCGTTGAGAAAGTTGGTGGTGTTGTCGTTGCCTCTGCATTTCTAATTGAATTAACATATCTCAACCCGCGGGAGTTGTTGAAAGATTTACCCATTGTTGCCCCAATAAAATATTAG
- a CDS encoding PfkB family carbohydrate kinase, whose product MSVVCIGKVNIDIFYEVENLELNQNHISNEIEMNVGGKATNVSVALSKLGIKSYLIGKIGEDEFGKIALEKLKKFGVIPLLSRSKNTGITFIVVDRKGNSTMFNYLGANKELNIKDVLHFKEIISSSDIVFFQTGVNSQILQHIKEINQNIFVELTEPMEPSLLEGIKYISLNQHELTKVTDEIDLEKALYKLYSYGIKEIFLKLGQKGSMYYSKSETIFIESLKIDAVDTTGAGDAFTAGIIYSLLNNFDKQKTLKFANACGALTCLKKGTTEAFPLLEDVFRLLNRS is encoded by the coding sequence ATGAGTGTTGTTTGCATAGGAAAAGTAAACATCGATATATTTTACGAAGTTGAAAATCTCGAATTAAACCAGAACCATATCAGTAACGAAATTGAAATGAACGTTGGTGGTAAGGCCACCAACGTTTCTGTTGCATTAAGTAAACTAGGTATAAAGTCTTACTTGATTGGAAAAATTGGAGAAGATGAATTCGGAAAGATCGCATTAGAGAAATTAAAGAAATTTGGTGTTATACCACTTTTGAGCAGGTCAAAAAACACGGGAATAACCTTCATTGTTGTTGATAGAAAAGGAAATAGCACAATGTTCAATTACCTTGGTGCTAATAAAGAACTTAACATCAAAGATGTTTTACACTTTAAAGAAATTATATCCAGCTCAGATATTGTATTTTTTCAAACAGGCGTGAATTCGCAAATTTTACAACACATCAAAGAGATTAACCAAAACATATTTGTTGAATTGACAGAACCAATGGAGCCATCATTATTAGAAGGCATAAAGTACATATCCTTAAACCAGCATGAACTAACAAAAGTAACTGATGAAATTGACTTAGAAAAAGCTCTATATAAACTATATTCTTATGGTATTAAAGAAATTTTTCTAAAGCTTGGACAGAAAGGTAGTATGTACTATTCAAAAAGCGAAACGATATTTATTGAATCTTTGAAGATAGACGCTGTTGATACAACCGGAGCGGGAGATGCTTTTACTGCTGGTATAATTTACTCATTGCTGAACAATTTCGATAAACAAAAAACTCTTAAATTTGCCAACGCCTGCGGGGCTTTGACATGTCTAAAAAAAGGAACAACTGAAGCATTCCCTTTACTTGAAGATGTTTTTCGCCTCCTCAATCGATCTTGA
- a CDS encoding thiamine pyrophosphate-dependent enzyme, which produces MPLNAIELAKLFYDKNPGITPGHRMCPGCGAPNVVKFALMTAMANGYEPVVALATGCLEVSTTIFPYTAWNVPYIHNAFENVAATISGVETAFRAAKKRGEIPEDKKLAFFAFAGDGGTYDIGLQSLSGAVERGHKFIYIVYDNEGYMNTGNQRSGATPPGSDTTTAPVGKKLAGKLQLKKNMVEIMAAHENVYVATVALSEPIDFMKKIEKALEFDGPAFIAAHSACVRFWRVSDDKAVETSKLAIETLYWPLYEVERGVYRVTKKITNPRPVADYIKSQGRFKLFLSRPDAQEIIDELQEYVTTRYQRLLALEEATKDKPIRVKGQVKKDIQTDEHAM; this is translated from the coding sequence ATGCCATTAAATGCTATAGAACTTGCAAAGCTATTTTATGACAAAAACCCTGGAATAACCCCGGGTCACAGAATGTGTCCTGGTTGTGGAGCACCGAATGTTGTAAAATTTGCACTGATGACTGCCATGGCAAATGGTTACGAACCTGTAGTTGCTCTTGCAACTGGGTGTCTTGAAGTATCCACAACAATATTCCCATATACAGCATGGAATGTACCATACATTCACAACGCTTTTGAAAACGTAGCAGCTACAATCAGTGGTGTGGAAACAGCATTTAGAGCAGCAAAGAAGAGAGGAGAAATTCCTGAAGATAAGAAACTTGCATTCTTTGCTTTTGCGGGAGATGGTGGAACGTACGACATTGGTTTACAATCACTTTCTGGTGCTGTAGAAAGAGGGCACAAATTTATATACATTGTCTACGACAACGAAGGTTACATGAATACTGGTAACCAAAGATCTGGCGCAACACCTCCTGGTTCAGATACAACAACAGCTCCGGTTGGAAAAAAACTCGCTGGGAAATTACAACTCAAAAAGAATATGGTTGAAATAATGGCCGCTCACGAAAATGTCTACGTTGCCACGGTTGCGCTTTCTGAGCCAATTGACTTCATGAAAAAAATAGAAAAAGCCCTTGAATTCGATGGGCCAGCATTTATTGCTGCGCATTCAGCATGTGTAAGATTTTGGAGAGTTTCCGATGATAAAGCTGTTGAAACAAGCAAGCTTGCAATCGAAACACTATACTGGCCTTTGTATGAAGTCGAAAGAGGTGTTTACAGAGTAACAAAGAAGATAACAAATCCACGACCAGTAGCTGATTACATTAAATCACAAGGAAGATTCAAACTATTCCTTTCGAGACCAGACGCACAAGAAATAATAGACGAACTTCAAGAATACGTTACAACAAGATATCAGCGACTTCTTGCACTTGAAGAAGCTACAAAAGACAAACCAATAAGAGTTAAAGGACAAGTGAAGAAAGATATACAAACTGATGAGCATGCAATGTAA
- a CDS encoding PD-(D/E)XK nuclease domain-containing protein, with protein sequence ISGILMGSGIYHEIEVEVAGGIIDIVIENNGVVYIIELKVDRSAKEALEQIKERRYYEGFAGKKCYLIGVNIDSNKRNISEWEYEVIELDKNCTF encoded by the coding sequence TAATAAGTGGGATACTGATGGGTAGTGGGATATATCATGAGATAGAAGTAGAGGTAGCGGGGGGAATAATAGACATAGTGATAGAGAACAATGGGGTGGTGTACATAATAGAGTTGAAGGTAGACAGAAGTGCAAAAGAAGCACTTGAGCAGATAAAAGAAAGAAGGTACTATGAAGGTTTTGCAGGTAAGAAATGCTATTTGATAGGAGTGAATATAGACAGTAATAAGAGGAACATATCGGAATGGGAATATGAGGTGATAGAGTTAGATAAAAATTGTACTTTTTAG